The following proteins are co-located in the Bosea sp. AS-1 genome:
- a CDS encoding AI-2E family transporter, whose product MTLQRQIGFWLGSLVVFVLLLVLFRDILLPFIAALALAYLLDPLADRLERLGMSRLAATIVILFIFILIFALALILLAPLLGQQLAGLVARLPEDAAKLQNLVLERGAPWLERFGGGDLAKQAQSSLGDLVGQATKWAGGLLQSLWTGGTAIVGVFSLLVLTPVIAFYLLVDWDRMVATVDSWLPRDHRDTIRGLVREMDTAIAGFLRGQALVCLLLGSFYAIGLSLIGVNFGALIGIISGFLSFIPYVGSLTGLVLSVGVAIVQFWPDWTWPLAALGVFLVGQFLEGNIFQPKFVGDSIGVHPVWLMFALLAFGTLFGFVGLLLAVPLSAVIGVLCRFALRQYLASNLYRGIEPPRPKGVEVKIDIEP is encoded by the coding sequence ATGACGTTACAGCGCCAGATCGGCTTTTGGCTGGGTTCCCTTGTCGTCTTCGTGCTGCTGCTGGTGTTGTTCAGGGACATCCTGCTCCCCTTCATCGCGGCGCTGGCGCTCGCCTATCTGCTCGACCCGCTGGCCGACCGGCTGGAGCGCCTGGGCATGAGTCGGCTCGCCGCGACCATCGTCATCCTCTTCATCTTCATCCTGATCTTCGCGCTGGCGCTGATCCTGCTCGCGCCGCTGCTCGGCCAGCAACTCGCCGGGCTGGTGGCGCGGTTGCCGGAGGATGCGGCGAAGCTGCAGAATCTCGTCCTCGAAAGAGGTGCGCCCTGGCTGGAGCGCTTCGGCGGCGGCGACCTCGCCAAGCAGGCGCAGAGCTCGCTGGGCGATCTGGTCGGCCAGGCGACGAAGTGGGCCGGCGGCCTGCTGCAGTCGCTCTGGACCGGCGGCACGGCGATCGTCGGCGTCTTCTCGCTGCTGGTGCTGACCCCGGTGATCGCCTTCTATCTGCTGGTCGATTGGGATCGAATGGTCGCAACCGTCGATAGCTGGCTGCCGCGCGACCATCGCGACACCATCCGCGGGCTGGTGCGCGAGATGGATACCGCCATTGCCGGCTTCCTGCGGGGGCAGGCGCTGGTCTGCCTGCTGCTCGGCTCCTTCTATGCGATCGGCCTCAGCCTCATCGGCGTCAATTTCGGTGCGCTGATCGGCATCATCTCGGGCTTCCTGTCCTTCATCCCCTATGTCGGCTCGCTGACCGGGCTCGTCCTCTCGGTCGGCGTCGCCATCGTCCAGTTCTGGCCGGACTGGACCTGGCCCCTGGCAGCGCTTGGGGTCTTCCTCGTCGGGCAGTTCCTGGAGGGCAATATCTTTCAGCCGAAATTCGTCGGCGATTCGATCGGCGTGCACCCGGTCTGGCTGATGTTCGCGCTGCTGGCCTTCGGCACGCTGTTCGGCTTCGTCGGCCTGCTGCTGGCGGTGCCGCTCTCGGCGGTCATCGGCGTGCTCTGCCGCTTCGCGCTCAGGCAATATCTCGCCAGCAACCTCTATCGCGGCATCGAGCCGCCGCGCCCGAAGGGCGTCGAGGTCAAGATCGATATCGAGCCCTGA
- a CDS encoding CDP-alcohol phosphatidyltransferase family protein produces the protein MTIPNLITIGRLFLVPLVIVMIVNTRWETAFIIFVVAGISDAVDGFLAKRCGMASELGAWLDPIADKALIVSIYITLAVVGAIPVWLVVLVAARDIMIVAAVLLSWLLDRPVTIAPFTVSKLNTAAQIAFAALALGSRAFGIDPGSAGTVGELVVALLTLASMAAYLAFWLRHMAG, from the coding sequence ATGACGATCCCCAACCTGATCACCATCGGCCGCCTGTTCCTGGTGCCGCTGGTCATCGTCATGATCGTCAATACGCGCTGGGAGACCGCCTTCATCATCTTCGTTGTCGCCGGGATCTCCGATGCCGTCGATGGCTTCCTTGCCAAGCGCTGTGGCATGGCGAGCGAGCTCGGCGCCTGGCTCGATCCCATCGCCGACAAGGCGCTGATCGTCTCGATCTACATCACGCTGGCCGTCGTCGGCGCGATCCCGGTCTGGCTCGTCGTCCTGGTGGCGGCGCGCGACATCATGATCGTGGCCGCGGTACTGCTCTCCTGGCTGCTCGACCGGCCGGTCACGATCGCGCCGTTCACCGTGAGCAAGCTCAACACCGCCGCGCAGATCGCCTTCGCCGCGCTGGCGCTCGGCTCACGCGCCTTCGGCATCGATCCGGGGTCGGCGGGCACGGTCGGGGAGCTGGTTGTCGCGCTGTTGACGCTCGCCTCGATGGCGGCCTATCTCGCCTTCTGGCTGCGACACATGGCGGGCTGA